One window of Chamaesiphon minutus PCC 6605 genomic DNA carries:
- the drmC gene encoding DISARM system phospholipase D-like protein DrmC has product MLWEQGMNTANLVYLLRSILAERESQQTQRDSIDLVWTGDEILGASGRDTKVVVQELFRIAQRSVLISTYAIDKGENAATLFGGLAAKMDKDFQLQVRLFINIKRDFKDTTPTAILVKEYARRFRAEIWPGKRIPDIFYDPRSLEIGGRTRACLHAKCVVIDEEYLLVTSANFTEAAHDRNTEAGVMLRDKSAAKALSDQFETLAAQQILKPLMLTSNSSSEK; this is encoded by the coding sequence ATGCTCTGGGAACAGGGGATGAATACCGCTAATCTTGTCTATCTACTGCGATCGATCTTAGCCGAACGCGAGTCCCAACAGACCCAACGAGACTCGATCGATCTAGTCTGGACGGGTGATGAGATCTTGGGAGCCAGCGGACGCGATACTAAAGTGGTCGTGCAAGAGCTATTTCGTATCGCCCAGCGATCGGTATTAATCTCCACCTACGCGATCGACAAAGGCGAAAATGCCGCAACCCTCTTTGGTGGACTAGCCGCCAAGATGGACAAAGATTTCCAGCTCCAAGTCAGACTGTTTATCAACATCAAGCGGGATTTCAAAGACACTACCCCAACGGCTATTTTAGTCAAAGAATATGCCCGTCGCTTTCGTGCGGAGATCTGGCCAGGAAAGCGAATTCCAGATATATTCTACGACCCGCGATCGTTAGAAATAGGCGGTCGCACTAGAGCTTGTCTCCATGCTAAATGCGTAGTTATCGATGAGGAATACCTGTTGGTGACTTCGGCAAATTTTACGGAAGCTGCACACGATCGAAATACTGAGGCTGGGGTGATGTTGAGGGATAAGTCAGCAGCGAAGGCTTTGAGCGATCAGTTTGAGACTTTAGCTGCACAGCAAATATTAAAACCTCTAATGCTTACCTCTAATTCATCGTCAGAAAAATGA
- a CDS encoding IS982 family transposase, which yields MDLTELFCEIDDFCQDWLATFSSISFPANGNSLPKRCGLSLSEVMTISIHFHQSSYRTFKDYYLKNVCQNLTDYFPKLVSYNRMVELMPNVLIACLYYLNSRQGKVTGISFVDSTAIPVCHPKRIKRNKVFKETAKLSKSSMGWYFGFKLHLIINDCGEILSCKITPGNVDDRTHLPSMTQGISGKIFGDKGYIKKELFEELLNKGLQLITPLKSNMKNKLILMDDKISLRKRSLIETVNDQLKNICYLVHSRHRSLHNFMLNLITALIAYTHQPKKPSLKLDEPAQNFFSIVPI from the coding sequence ATGGACTTAACCGAACTATTTTGTGAAATAGATGATTTCTGCCAAGATTGGCTAGCAACTTTTTCATCAATATCTTTCCCTGCCAACGGTAATAGCTTACCAAAACGCTGCGGCCTATCACTGAGCGAGGTCATGACTATTTCTATTCATTTCCATCAGTCAAGCTATCGAACATTTAAGGATTATTACCTCAAAAATGTTTGTCAAAACTTAACTGATTATTTTCCAAAGTTGGTTAGTTACAATAGAATGGTGGAGTTGATGCCAAATGTTTTAATAGCTTGCCTTTATTATCTCAACTCTCGTCAAGGTAAGGTGACTGGAATTAGTTTCGTGGATAGCACGGCTATTCCAGTTTGTCACCCAAAAAGAATTAAAAGAAATAAGGTTTTCAAAGAAACTGCCAAGCTGAGTAAGAGTTCTATGGGATGGTACTTTGGATTCAAGCTTCATTTAATTATTAATGATTGCGGAGAGATATTAAGCTGCAAAATCACACCTGGCAATGTCGATGACCGCACACATTTGCCATCAATGACACAGGGAATATCAGGAAAAATATTTGGAGACAAAGGATATATTAAGAAAGAACTATTTGAAGAATTATTAAATAAAGGATTGCAGCTAATTACGCCACTAAAATCTAATATGAAAAACAAGCTCATCTTGATGGATGACAAAATATCACTTCGGAAACGCTCGCTGATTGAAACGGTAAATGACCAGTTAAAAAATATTTGTTATTTAGTCCATTCTCGCCATCGGAGCTTGCATAATTTCATGCTAAATCTGATTACAGCATTAATTGCTTATACTCATCAACCTAAAAAGCCGAGTTTGAAGCTAGATGAGCCTGCTCAAAACTTCTTTAGTATTGTTCCTATTTAG